CTCTTCACTTTCAGCTAGACATTAACTCAGAGGGGCAACCTATTATTCTTGTGCACCTAACAGAAACAGCAGATTTAATAACTGTTAGTGCACACGATCTGGTTGGTCGTTCAACAGAAGTATTGCGAGAGCAAGAGCTAAGAGCAGGTTTTTACGAGTTTGCATTACCTGCCAAAACCTCAGAAAGCCTCAAATACTGGCAGGTAAGTGTCAATGGAAAGAGAATTATCAGCTTTATCAGATAAAGACTCAACCTTATGAAAATACTCATAGTAGACGATGACGATATAATGTTGCAGCTAATCGTGCATCAACTTAAGAACTTAGGAGAGCATGATGTAATTACTGCTACAAATGGTAAAAATGCCATTAGACTGGTAAAAGAACAGCAGCCTGATTTAATTATTACGGATTTGCTTATGCCAATAGCCTCTGGTACCGAGTTGGTAGAATATGTGCGTGAAAAGCTTAAAGTAAGCGCCTATATTATTGTTGTTTCTGCTATGGGGCTGGAACATGTACA
This window of the Porifericola rhodea genome carries:
- a CDS encoding response regulator gives rise to the protein MKILIVDDDDIMLQLIVHQLKNLGEHDVITATNGKNAIRLVKEQQPDLIITDLLMPIASGTELVEYVREKLKVSAYIIVVSAMGLEHVQQEALDMGANRFMTKPFDLAQLLECIQEVNSISQAS